In one window of Arachis ipaensis cultivar K30076 chromosome B06, Araip1.1, whole genome shotgun sequence DNA:
- the LOC107648716 gene encoding uncharacterized protein LOC107648716: MENSSSASYIHLVHRLIEECILFNMSREECMEALSKHANIQPVITSTVWKELEKENKEFFEAYSNSRAQRAASEQDTRQMIRDILSDPSKQRV, translated from the exons ATGGAAAACTCCTCATCTGCATCGTATATCCACCTG GTGCACCGTTTGATAGAGGAGTGTATCCTCTTCAACATGAGCAGAGAAGAGTGTATGGAAGCTCTTTCCAAACATGCAAATATTCAGCCCGTTATTACCTCCACCg TGTGGAAGGAGTTGGAGAAAGAGAATAAGGAGTTCTTCGAGGCATACTCAAATAGCAGAGCCCAGAGAGCAGCTTCAGAGCAAGACACAAGGCAAATGATTCGCGACATACTCTCAGATCCTTCCAAACAACGAGTTTAG